Proteins co-encoded in one Mastacembelus armatus chromosome 24, fMasArm1.2, whole genome shotgun sequence genomic window:
- the LOC113137294 gene encoding low density lipoprotein receptor adapter protein 1, which yields MDALKSAGRAIIKSPGVPRHTWGTSKHEKLPENWTDTKETLLEGMVFNLKYLGMTLVGQPKGEDMASAAIRRIVATARAGAKKFRKVTLTVSPKGIIITDTETTDLIENVSIYRISYCTADKTQDKVFAYVSQSQFNETLECHAFLCQKKKIAQAVTLTVAQAFKVALDLWEIAQEDKSKKGRTCCSCATSSGQTESADSQCVPSTSGPHLPPPSDPEAHKPAGIEEKLRRPFFSASLSLPSPRSNPTRRRPIKHDSWDVEDGLDDAFSSNMEVEEMDTDWPSPAPNPSLTMQL from the exons AGCTGCCAGAGAATTGGACAGACACGAAGGAGACCCTGCTGGAAGGGATGGTGTTCAACCTGAAGTACCTGGGTATGACTCTGGTGGGTCAGCCTAAAGGAGAGGACATGGCTTCGGCTGCCATTCGCAGAATTGTTGCCACA GCCAGAGCTGGTGCTAAGAAGTTTAGGAAAGTAACATTGACGGTCTCACCGAAAGGCATTAtcatcacagacacagagactaCAGACCTCATAGAAAATGTCTCCATATACAG AATCTCTTATTGCACAGCAGATAAAACTCAGGATAAGGTCTTTGCATATGTCTCACAGAGTCAGTTCAATGAGACCCTGGAGTGCCATGCGTTTCTCTGCCAAAAGAAGAAGATT gcTCAGGCTGTGACATTAACAGTAGCCCAGGCCTTTAAAGTAGCCCTAGATCTTTGGGAGATTGCTCAGGAAG acaAAAGCAAGAAGGGCAGAACCTGCTGTTCCTGTGCCACAAGCAGCGGGCAGACAGAGTCAGCAGACTCTCAGTGTGTGCC GTCAACCTCTGGTCCACACCTGCCACCTCCCTCAGACCCAGAGGCGCACAAGCCTGCTGGGATAGAGGAGAAGCTCCGGAGgccttttttctctgcttccctCAGCTTGCCCTCACCTCGTAGTAACCCCACTCGAAGGCGACCGATCAAACATGACTCTTGG GATGTGGAGGATGGACTTGATGATGCATTTTCAAG CAATATGGAAGTAGAGGAGATGGACACTG ACTGGCCGAGTCCCGCTCCAAACCCATCTCTGACGATGCAGCTCTAA